In the genome of Candidatus Microbacterium phytovorans, one region contains:
- a CDS encoding UbiA family prenyltransferase, with protein sequence MTAPSRLRALWGASHPGPTLVVTALAVALGIAAGLDPWRVVVLAFAVIAGQLSVGISNDAIDAARDRAVGRTDKPIARGDVSVRAAWVAAGLLVLVSLAASAVLGLLMAAVHALALASAWAYNAGLKNTPVSIVPFLVSFGLFPSLATLSASSPAFASPWATVAGAALGAAVHLTNVLPDLDDDAQTGVRGLPHRLGVRWAVTLAVVGILIGALAVLLGPALQGTTGVGPVAVAFFSAVAIVAGATLVLALTRRPTRALFRLTMLAALLLAVQLVATAAG encoded by the coding sequence ATGACCGCGCCGTCGCGACTGCGCGCCCTGTGGGGAGCGTCGCACCCTGGACCGACGCTCGTCGTGACCGCGCTCGCCGTCGCGCTGGGGATCGCGGCGGGACTCGATCCCTGGCGGGTGGTCGTCCTGGCATTCGCCGTCATCGCCGGCCAGCTCTCCGTCGGCATCTCGAACGACGCGATCGACGCGGCCCGCGATCGCGCCGTCGGGAGGACGGACAAGCCGATCGCCCGCGGGGACGTCTCGGTGCGTGCCGCCTGGGTGGCGGCCGGGCTGCTCGTGCTCGTCTCCCTCGCCGCCTCGGCGGTGCTGGGGCTGCTCATGGCCGCCGTCCATGCGCTCGCGCTCGCCTCCGCCTGGGCCTACAACGCGGGGCTGAAGAACACGCCGGTCTCGATCGTGCCCTTCCTCGTGAGCTTCGGGCTTTTCCCCTCCCTCGCGACCCTCTCCGCCTCCTCGCCCGCCTTCGCGTCGCCCTGGGCGACGGTCGCGGGCGCCGCGCTCGGCGCCGCCGTGCACCTCACGAACGTGCTGCCCGATCTCGACGACGACGCGCAGACGGGCGTGCGCGGTCTCCCGCATCGGCTGGGAGTGCGGTGGGCGGTGACCCTGGCGGTGGTCGGCATCCTCATCGGTGCGCTCGCCGTGCTTCTCGGACCGGCGTTGCAGGGCACCACCGGGGTCGGGCCCGTGGCCGTCGCGTTCTTCTCCGCCGTGGCGATCGTCGCCGGCGCGACCCTCGTGCTGGCCCTCACGCGGCGCCCCACCCGCGCGCTCTTCCGGCTCACGATGCTGGCGGCGCTCCTCCTGGCGGTCCAACTGGTCGCGACGGCGGCCGGCTGA
- a CDS encoding AAA family ATPase, protein MNAQPAPGQEEQQSALEQFGINLTDRARQGKLDPVIGRDSEIRRVSQVLTRRTKNNPVLIGEPGVGKTAVVEGLAQRIVAGDVAESLKDKELVTLDISALVAGAMYRGQFEERLKSVLKEITESEGRVITFIDELHVLMGAGGGEGSVAASNMLKPMLARGELRLIGATTLDEYREFIEKDAALERRFQQVYVGEPSVEDTIAILRGLKGRYEAHHGVTISDGALVAAAALSNRYIPSRQLPDKAIDLIDEAMSRLKMEIDSSPVEIDQLRRRVDRMRLEDLALKKEKDDASKERRAKLREQMDAAESELRVLEARWERERAALNRVGDLKKQLDQAYTDRDRALREADYARASKLEYETIKRLEQEVAAAERAEADPTAGEERMVNEQVTDEDIAAVIAAWTGIPVGRLLQGEGEKLVHLESELGKRLIGQKDAVKAVSDAVRRSRAGISDPNRPTGSFLFLGPTGVGKTELAKALADFLFDDERAMVRIDMSEYGEKHSVARLVGAPPGYIGYEQGGQLTEAVRRRPYSVVLLDEVEKAHPEVFDILLQVLDDGRLTDGQGRTVDFTNTILVLTSNLGSPILIDPTLTPESRREQVMALVRQAFRPEFLNRLDDIVMFQALSEDDLAQIVELSVDALQRRLADRRLTLAVTPDARAWLAERGYDPIFGARPLRRLIQSEIQDRLAMALLSGGIRDGDLVRVDVASDGSSLVLTGESAA, encoded by the coding sequence ATGAACGCACAACCCGCACCCGGGCAGGAGGAGCAGCAGAGCGCCCTCGAACAGTTCGGGATCAACCTGACCGATCGCGCGCGGCAGGGCAAGCTCGACCCGGTCATCGGCCGTGACAGCGAGATCCGCCGCGTGAGCCAGGTGCTGACCCGTCGCACCAAGAACAACCCCGTCCTCATCGGCGAGCCCGGCGTCGGCAAGACCGCCGTGGTCGAAGGGCTCGCGCAGCGCATCGTCGCCGGCGACGTCGCCGAGTCGCTCAAGGACAAGGAACTCGTCACCCTCGACATCTCCGCCCTGGTCGCCGGCGCCATGTACCGCGGCCAGTTCGAGGAGCGCCTCAAGAGCGTCCTCAAGGAGATCACCGAGTCGGAGGGTCGCGTCATCACGTTCATCGACGAGCTCCACGTGCTCATGGGGGCGGGCGGCGGCGAGGGATCGGTCGCGGCATCCAACATGCTCAAGCCCATGCTCGCCCGTGGGGAGCTGCGCCTCATCGGCGCGACCACGCTCGACGAGTACCGCGAGTTCATCGAGAAGGATGCCGCGCTGGAGCGCCGCTTCCAGCAGGTGTACGTGGGCGAGCCGTCGGTCGAGGACACCATCGCGATCCTCCGCGGACTCAAGGGCCGGTACGAGGCGCACCACGGAGTGACGATCAGCGACGGCGCCCTCGTGGCCGCCGCGGCGCTGTCGAACCGCTACATCCCGTCGCGCCAGCTGCCCGACAAGGCCATCGACCTCATCGACGAGGCCATGAGCCGTCTGAAGATGGAGATCGACTCCAGCCCCGTCGAGATCGACCAGTTGCGGCGCCGCGTCGACCGGATGCGCCTGGAAGACCTCGCGCTCAAGAAGGAGAAGGACGACGCATCCAAGGAGCGTCGCGCCAAGCTCCGTGAGCAGATGGATGCCGCGGAGTCCGAGCTGCGTGTACTCGAGGCGCGGTGGGAGCGCGAGCGCGCCGCCCTCAATCGCGTCGGCGATCTGAAGAAGCAGCTCGACCAGGCCTACACCGACCGCGACCGCGCGCTGCGCGAAGCCGACTACGCGCGCGCGTCGAAGCTCGAGTACGAGACCATCAAGCGGCTCGAGCAGGAGGTCGCCGCCGCCGAGCGCGCCGAGGCCGACCCGACCGCCGGCGAAGAGCGGATGGTGAACGAGCAGGTCACCGACGAGGACATCGCCGCCGTGATCGCGGCGTGGACCGGCATCCCCGTCGGACGTCTCCTCCAGGGGGAGGGCGAGAAGCTCGTGCACCTCGAGTCCGAGCTCGGCAAGCGCCTCATCGGGCAGAAGGACGCGGTCAAGGCCGTGTCGGATGCCGTCCGCCGCTCGCGTGCGGGCATCAGCGACCCGAACCGGCCGACGGGGTCGTTCCTCTTCCTCGGTCCGACCGGGGTGGGCAAGACCGAACTCGCCAAGGCGCTCGCCGACTTCCTCTTCGACGACGAGCGCGCCATGGTGCGGATCGACATGAGCGAGTACGGCGAGAAGCACTCGGTGGCACGCCTCGTCGGCGCCCCTCCGGGCTATATCGGCTACGAGCAGGGCGGACAGCTCACCGAGGCGGTGCGTCGCCGTCCCTACTCGGTCGTGCTGCTCGACGAAGTGGAGAAGGCGCACCCGGAGGTGTTCGACATCCTCCTGCAGGTGCTCGACGACGGTCGCCTCACCGACGGTCAGGGCCGGACGGTCGACTTCACGAACACGATCCTCGTCCTGACGAGCAACCTCGGATCGCCGATCCTCATCGACCCGACGCTCACGCCGGAGTCGCGTCGGGAGCAGGTGATGGCGCTCGTGCGTCAGGCCTTCCGTCCCGAGTTCCTGAACCGACTCGACGACATCGTCATGTTCCAGGCGCTCAGCGAGGACGACCTCGCGCAGATCGTCGAGCTCTCCGTCGACGCCCTCCAGCGTCGCCTCGCCGATCGCCGGCTCACCCTCGCCGTCACCCCCGACGCGCGGGCGTGGCTCGCCGAGCGCGGGTACGACCCGATCTTCGGCGCGCGGCCGCTGCGCCGTCTCATCCAGTCGGAGATCCAGGACCGCCTCGCGATGGCGCTGCTGTCGGGCGGCATCCGCGACGGCGACCTCGTGCGGGTCGACGTGGCATCCGATGGGTCCTCCCTCGTGCTGACGGGCGAGTCCGCCGCCTGA
- a CDS encoding helix-turn-helix domain-containing protein produces the protein MKTVACVVLPGFAPFEFGLACEAFGLDRSDDGIPNFDFRIVTPDPGAVPSNLGFTINVDADLTFADEADLVVLSPIPRERWAHVDERTQEVVRRAVARGAWVLTVCSGSFVAAAAGILNGRRATTHWRYADTMSAMYPEIEVDPNVLYVQDGRIITSAGTAAGIDACLHLLRIELGAELANKIARRMVVPPQRDGGQAQFIDKPLPQTASLSLAPVTDWMLQNLRSELSVDQLAARAHMSPRTFARRFKADFGTTPAAWLGRQRLLHAQRLLEQTELGLDAVAYESGFGSAAVLRQNFARALGTTPTAYRARFTCRTDMSALAS, from the coding sequence ATGAAGACCGTCGCCTGTGTCGTCCTCCCCGGCTTCGCCCCGTTCGAGTTCGGTCTCGCCTGCGAGGCGTTCGGTCTCGACCGCTCCGACGACGGCATCCCGAACTTCGACTTCCGCATCGTGACGCCCGACCCCGGCGCCGTTCCCAGCAATCTGGGCTTCACGATCAATGTCGACGCCGACCTGACGTTCGCCGACGAAGCCGACCTCGTCGTGCTCTCTCCCATCCCCCGTGAGCGCTGGGCGCACGTCGACGAGCGCACGCAGGAGGTCGTCCGGCGCGCCGTCGCCCGCGGCGCGTGGGTGCTCACGGTGTGCAGCGGGTCTTTCGTGGCCGCTGCCGCCGGCATCCTGAACGGACGTCGCGCGACGACGCACTGGCGCTACGCCGACACGATGTCGGCGATGTACCCCGAGATCGAGGTCGACCCGAACGTGCTCTACGTGCAGGACGGCCGCATCATCACGAGCGCGGGAACCGCCGCAGGGATCGACGCGTGCCTGCACCTGCTCCGTATCGAGCTCGGCGCCGAACTCGCCAACAAGATCGCCCGCCGCATGGTGGTGCCGCCGCAGCGCGACGGCGGCCAGGCCCAGTTCATCGACAAGCCGCTGCCGCAGACGGCATCCCTCTCCCTCGCGCCGGTGACCGACTGGATGCTGCAGAACCTCCGCTCCGAGCTCTCCGTCGACCAGCTCGCGGCCCGCGCGCACATGTCGCCGCGCACGTTCGCCCGGCGGTTCAAGGCCGACTTCGGCACCACGCCGGCGGCGTGGCTCGGCCGTCAGCGGCTGCTGCACGCCCAGCGGCTGCTCGAGCAGACCGAGTTGGGACTGGATGCCGTGGCCTACGAGTCGGGCTTCGGTTCGGCCGCCGTGCTGCGTCAGAACTTCGCCCGCGCGCTCGGCACCACCCCGACCGCGTACCGCGCACGGTTCACCTGCCGAACGGACATGTCGGCGCTCGCCTCCTGA